Part of the Haematospirillum jordaniae genome is shown below.
GCTCTAGGTCAGCTGAGATTTTCAGGGCACTGACAATGGCCCTCAGGTCATCGGCCATGGGCTGACGCAGGGCCAGAATACGCACCGCAAGCGCGTGGATATCCTGCTCCAGAGCATCAATACGATGATCTGCAACAATAATATCTGTCGCTGCCAGAGAATCTCGCCGAACGAGGGCTTGGACCGCCGCCGTAAGCTGTGCCTCGGCCATGCCACCCATCCGCAAAATAATATCGGATAATTGGTTAAGTTCGTCTTCAAAAGAGCGAACTGTATGCATCTCGGTACCGGACATAGCTGTTTCCCCGCGCTGTGGATACCGTGGCCTATTAACCAAAACGGCCTGTAATATAACCCTGCGTCAGCTTATGTACCGGATTGGTAAAGACCTGTTCGGTATCGTTGCATTCAACCAAGGTACCCAGATGAAAGAAAGCCGTTCGCTGTGACACACGGGCGGCCTGTTGCATGGAATGGGTCACAATAACGATGGTAAAGTTCTCACGTAGCTCATCGATCAATTCCTCGATCTTCGCTGTTGCAATAGGATCCAGGGCCGAACACGGCTCATCCATAAGAATTACTTCAGGACTGACCGCAATAGCACGGGCAATACACAGGCGCTGCTGCTGCCCCCCCGACAATCCGGTTCCAGGGGAATCAAGGCGATCCTTGACTTCATTCAGCAGACCCGCACGCTCCAGACTGGCAAGCACAATCTCATCCAGCTCGTCACGCGTTCCTGCCAACCCATGAATGCGCGGACCATAGGCCACATTCTCATATATTGATTTCGGGAAGGGGTTAGGCTTCTGGAACACCATGCCGACACGAGCCCGCAGCTGCACGACATCGACACGACGATCATAGACATCTTCACCGTCAAGGGTAATCAAACCCGACACCCTGCACCCGTCAATCGTATCATTCATCCTGTTCAGGGTCCGCAGGAATGTTGATTTTCCGCAGCCAGAAGGGCCAATAAAGGCCGTGACCTCGTTTTCACGGATATCAAGGCTCACCCCCTTGATAGCATGCTTGTCTCCGTAAAAAACATGAGCATCACGGGCCGCAACCTTGGCCACCTCCCCCTCCAAGGCCAGGGGAGAACCTGATGTTATATGGTTTTCAATCATGTCAGCCATAACCTACCAACGTCTTTCAAATTTCTTGCGCAGCAAAACCGCGGCTGCATTCATAACAATCAAGAAGCCAAGCAGAACGATAATAGCCGCAGATGTACGCTCTACAAATGCCCGCTCGGGGCTGTCTGCCCAAAGATAGATCTGAACAGGCAGAACGGTTGATGGATCAGTGATCCAACCCGGAACATCGGCTACAAAGGCCACCATCCCAATCATCAACAGAGGCGCAGTCTCACCCAATGCCTGCGCCATCCCGATAATGGTACCAGTCAGCATGCCCGGCATAGCCAGAGGCAAAACATGATGGAAAATCATCTGCAACTTTGACGCCCCCATCCCCAGCGCCGCCTCGCGAATGGAGGGTGGAACAGATTTCAAGGCTGTACGCGCTGCAATAATGATGGTGGGCAATGTCATCAGCGTCAGAACCAGACCCCCTGCCAAGGGAGCTGAACGCGGCAGACCGAAAACCTGCAGAAACACAGCAAGCCCCAACAAGCCGAACACAATAGAAGGAACAGCGGCCAAATTGTTGATATTCACCTCGATCAAGTCTGTCCAACGATTACGCGGAGCAAACTCTTCAAGGTAAATCGCCGTACCAACCCCGATGGGAAAGCTAAGAGCTAATGTCACCGCAAGGGTCAAGAGGGAGCCAATCAAGGCACCCTGAATTCCCGCTAGTTCCGGTTGCCTGCTGTCACCGGCTGTAAAAAGTGTTTGATTGAAAACTCGCGAGATACGGCCCGTATCCGACAAGTGATCAAACCAAGCAATTTCCTGATCACTAACCCGGCGGGCACTTTCAGGAATATCGCGAGCGATGTTGCCCTTGGCCAGCATATCCATATCAGCAGAAGCCAAAACATCAACGCGCACCGTCTTCCCGATCAGCAGTGGATCTGCCAAAACCATATCACGAAGCTGATAAGCTGCACCGGTTGAGACAAGTGAATACAACTCACGTCGGTCACGGCGGGCCTGAACATCGGGGAAAAGATCCCGCAGGGCGGTCTTGACCAAGGCATCATAATCCGCGTCAGACAAAGCACCGACATCACGCGCCCCATCCGGATCAATAACGCTCGCATCAAACGTGATGTCCAAGGATATCCTAGTTTGCTGGAAGGCTCCGAGACCAGATCCCAAGATGCTGGAAAACAGAACCCCCAGCATGGCTAGTGACACGGCAACAGCCATCAAGCCACAAAAACGGAAACGCATCTCGGCAGCATAGCGACGACGCAGACCTGCATTGACAACATCGGCAATGCGGTGTTGTGGTAGCCTGCGCCCCGTAGAGACAGCTTGATCAGGTACAGTGTTGGACATACTCATCTACTCGTACTGTTCCCGGTACTTGCGTACCACGTGAAGGGCAACAACATTCAAGGCAAGGGTCATAACAAACAGGACAAGTCCAAGAGCAAAGGCCGCAAGGGTCTTGGGGCTGTCAAACTCTTGGTCACCGACCAGAAGCGTCACAATCTGCACCGTCACGGTCGTCACGGCCTCGAAAGGATTGGCCGTCAGATTAGCAGACAGACCCGCGGCCATCACAACAATCATGGTTTCACCAATAGCGCGGGATACAGCCAGCAGAATTCCGCCGACAATGCCAGGCAACGCCGCAGGCAACACCACGCGCCTGATGGTTTCCGAACGTGTCGCCCCCAAACCATAAGATCCCTCGCGCATGGCACGCGGCACGGCTGTAATCACATCATCCGAGAGCGAGGACACAAAGGGAACGATCATGATTCCCATCACGATCCCGGCAGCCAAGGCACTTTCTGATGAAATGGTCAGGCCGATGTCATGCCCAATCCCACGAAAAAGAGGCGCAACGGTCAACGCTGCAAAAAATCCGTACACAACCGTGGGAATGCCTGCCAGAATTTCCAAGACAGGTTTGACCACACCACGAACGCGGGCTGGTGCATACTCCGCCATATAAATAGCGGCCATCAAACCCACTGGTACAGCCACCAACATTGCAATCAACGAAATCAGCAATGTACCAGCAAACAGGGGAACAGCACCAAAGCTTCCCGATGAACCGGCCTGATCCGCACGCATGGCAGTCTGCGGGCTCCATTCCAGCCCAAAGAGAAAATCAACAGGGGCCACATGGCCAAAGAACCGCCAGCTCTCAACCAAAAGTGACAGAACGATACCCACAGTGGTCAAGATCGCAATGATCGAACAACCAATCATAAAAGCCTTGACGGCATTTTCTACACGGTTGCGCGCACGGAACAGTGGGGTAACCCATCTGAGCGCAAAAAAGCCGCTGATAACCGCTGTGGCGAGCGAGACCAGAATAACCAGCGAAAAGCTTGTCTGCTTCAGGAAAGCATAACGCAGGGCTGCTGACTGGATCTCGGGGACAGGCGAGAATGCAGAAGCCCCTGAGACAATATTGCGAATATCATTCAGGACCAGACTCACGCGGGCCGGATCGGGACCACTGGTACCGGCTAGGATACCCGGCGATATTTCCGCCAGAACAAGGCTGGTTATGACTTTGTCTTCCGCAAAGAACCACGCGAGAAGCAAGAGCAATGCGGGAATGCCAACCCATAACGCCACATAAAGACCATAGTAAACAGGCAAACTGTGCAACCTGTGGGTCTCCCCACTAACCAAGCGAAGGGAGCGCCGCCGCCCAAGCCAGAAACTGCTCAAGGAGAGCAGGGAGATAATGAGAAACAGTATGAATATTTGCATGGAAGCCTTGTTTGCCGTTTGCGGGCACATTGACCGATAGCGCCGAAGGTCTACTCTCTGCCACAGAGTATCACCGGGAACAAGTGGACATACCCGCAAACGGCTTTCGCCCTGTTACTTTCAGAAACTGCTGATGTCCAGCTTGGTCAACCCCGTAACAGAGGCAGCCCAGCATGCGCGCTCTGCATCAGGCATCGGAACAAGCCCCTTGTCACTCAGATACCCGTCAGGGCCCCATGCCTTCTCGGATGTAAACTCCTTGAGAAAAGCCTCGATCCCGGGAATGGTGCCGACGTGGGCCTTCTTCACATAAAACTGAAGAGGACGGCTGACCGGGTAAGTGCCAGACGCAATATTTTCAAACGTTGGTATCTGACCATCAATCCGGGCACCCTGCACCTTGTCCCCGTTCTCTTCCAGGAAAGAATACCCAAAGATACCAAAGGCATCTGGATTGGCTCCCAGCTTCTGAACGATCAAGTTATCGTTCTCCCCGGCCTCGATATAGGCACCATCTTCACGCAGCGCCTGACAAGCCGCTTTTACATCACGACCGGCTGCCTTCAGTGCGTGGGTTTCAGGCAGCTTCTCGCATGCCACATCCATGACCAGCTCAACGAAAGCATCCCTAGTCCCCGATGTTGGCGGCGGACCCAGAACCTCTATGGGTTTTGCGGGAAGGGCAGAATCAATATCAGACCACATCTTGTACGGATTTGCGACCCAGGTTCCCTTGACCGGAACATCCCGCGCCAAGGCAAGAAAAAGCTGTTCACGCGTTACGGACAAAGGGGCAGAAGCCTTGGAGTTGGCCAGCACAATACCATCATAGCCAATCTTGACCTCGACAATGTCTGTAACGCCATTGCGGGCACAGGCGTCTATCTCGGATCGCTTGATCCGGCGCGAGGAATTGGTGATATCAGGATGTGATGGGCCAAGCCCCGCACAAAACAACTTGAAACCACCACCGGACCCCGTCGCCTCTATGATCGGTGTCTTGAACTGGCTCCTTTTGCCAAAGTTCTCGGCCACAACCGTCGAAAAGGGATAAACTGTGGATGATCCGACGATGCGGATCTGGTCACGGGCAAGAGCCGTACCGGACAGGGTTGTCAGGGCCACAGCCGCAGCAACCAGAGCACGTTTTCCAGAACTCACAGGAGCCTCCTGAAATACACCCAAAACGCAGGGCCCGGCATATGCAACAGCCTGTTTTTATTGGGATCACCGGACCTACCTCACTATAGCGCCTGTCCGCGTCATATTCATGACAGGATCATGACAGTTTTGTTAAAGATTGTTTAATCATTGAATATCAATGAATTGGTATGAATTTCCGGACCAAGGGAAGTCGCAGGTTATTTCACGGATGTACAAAAACAATGCACTTTCTCGCAAATAGCACTTGATTCTGCCGCAAGGTTGGTCATGGTGCGCATTATGACTGACTTACCGAAAAACCGCTCTGTTGCCTTGGCCGTGTTTCAGGCTGTCCTGCGAGACAGCCGCCCCCTTGATGAACAGGCCGATGCGCTCAGCCAGGCTCTTGAATCAAGAGACCGGGCCTTTGTCCGCATGCTTGTCGCCACAACGTTGCGGCGCTTGGGGCAAATTGACCTTGTCATCAATCAGTGCCTGGACAAACCTATGCCAGCCAAACTGGCTACGGTACGGGATGTGCTTCGTCTAGGGGCAGCTCAGCTTCTGTTTCTTGAGACCCCGGTCCACGCTGTTGTTGATACATCGGTCGAGCTGGTCAAACGCGGGCGCTTTGCGCCTTATGCTGGCCTGACAAATGCTGTACTGCGCCGCATATCCAGGGATGGGTCCCGTATTTCGGACTCTGTTGACGCTCCACGTTTCAATACACCCAAGTGGCTCTGGCAGGATTGGAGCAAGACATGGGGGGAAGAAAC
Proteins encoded:
- a CDS encoding PstS family phosphate ABC transporter substrate-binding protein, translating into MSSGKRALVAAAVALTTLSGTALARDQIRIVGSSTVYPFSTVVAENFGKRSQFKTPIIEATGSGGGFKLFCAGLGPSHPDITNSSRRIKRSEIDACARNGVTDIVEVKIGYDGIVLANSKASAPLSVTREQLFLALARDVPVKGTWVANPYKMWSDIDSALPAKPIEVLGPPPTSGTRDAFVELVMDVACEKLPETHALKAAGRDVKAACQALREDGAYIEAGENDNLIVQKLGANPDAFGIFGYSFLEENGDKVQGARIDGQIPTFENIASGTYPVSRPLQFYVKKAHVGTIPGIEAFLKEFTSEKAWGPDGYLSDKGLVPMPDAERACWAASVTGLTKLDISSF
- the pstA gene encoding phosphate ABC transporter permease PstA: MSMSNTVPDQAVSTGRRLPQHRIADVVNAGLRRRYAAEMRFRFCGLMAVAVSLAMLGVLFSSILGSGLGAFQQTRISLDITFDASVIDPDGARDVGALSDADYDALVKTALRDLFPDVQARRDRRELYSLVSTGAAYQLRDMVLADPLLIGKTVRVDVLASADMDMLAKGNIARDIPESARRVSDQEIAWFDHLSDTGRISRVFNQTLFTAGDSRQPELAGIQGALIGSLLTLAVTLALSFPIGVGTAIYLEEFAPRNRWTDLIEVNINNLAAVPSIVFGLLGLAVFLQVFGLPRSAPLAGGLVLTLMTLPTIIIAARTALKSVPPSIREAALGMGASKLQMIFHHVLPLAMPGMLTGTIIGMAQALGETAPLLMIGMVAFVADVPGWITDPSTVLPVQIYLWADSPERAFVERTSAAIIVLLGFLIVMNAAAVLLRKKFERRW
- the pstC gene encoding phosphate ABC transporter permease subunit PstC; the protein is MQIFILFLIISLLSLSSFWLGRRRSLRLVSGETHRLHSLPVYYGLYVALWVGIPALLLLLAWFFAEDKVITSLVLAEISPGILAGTSGPDPARVSLVLNDIRNIVSGASAFSPVPEIQSAALRYAFLKQTSFSLVILVSLATAVISGFFALRWVTPLFRARNRVENAVKAFMIGCSIIAILTTVGIVLSLLVESWRFFGHVAPVDFLFGLEWSPQTAMRADQAGSSGSFGAVPLFAGTLLISLIAMLVAVPVGLMAAIYMAEYAPARVRGVVKPVLEILAGIPTVVYGFFAALTVAPLFRGIGHDIGLTISSESALAAGIVMGIMIVPFVSSLSDDVITAVPRAMREGSYGLGATRSETIRRVVLPAALPGIVGGILLAVSRAIGETMIVVMAAGLSANLTANPFEAVTTVTVQIVTLLVGDQEFDSPKTLAAFALGLVLFVMTLALNVVALHVVRKYREQYE
- the pstB gene encoding phosphate ABC transporter ATP-binding protein PstB, which encodes MIENHITSGSPLALEGEVAKVAARDAHVFYGDKHAIKGVSLDIRENEVTAFIGPSGCGKSTFLRTLNRMNDTIDGCRVSGLITLDGEDVYDRRVDVVQLRARVGMVFQKPNPFPKSIYENVAYGPRIHGLAGTRDELDEIVLASLERAGLLNEVKDRLDSPGTGLSGGQQQRLCIARAIAVSPEVILMDEPCSALDPIATAKIEELIDELRENFTIVIVTHSMQQAARVSQRTAFFHLGTLVECNDTEQVFTNPVHKLTQGYITGRFG